The following coding sequences lie in one Zingiber officinale cultivar Zhangliang chromosome 2B, Zo_v1.1, whole genome shotgun sequence genomic window:
- the LOC122046178 gene encoding vacuolar protein sorting-associated protein 29: MVLVLAIGDLHIPHRAADLPLKFKSMLVPGKIQHILCTGNLCIKEVHEYLKSLCPDLHITRGEYDEDARYPENKTLTIGQFKLGLCHGHQIVPWGDLDSLAMLQRQLDVDILVTGHTHQFKAYKHEGGVVINPGSATGAYSSITYDVNPSFVLMDIDGLRVVVYVYELIDGEVKVDKIDFKKTAATQSAH, encoded by the exons ATGGTGCTAGTTCTAGCCATTGGTGATCTCCACATTCCTCACCGGGCTGCAGATCTGCCCCTGAAATTTAAGTCCATGCTCGTGCCTGGGAAAATTCAACACATCTTGTGTACTGGAAATCTGTGTATCAAG GAAGTTCATGAGTACTTGAAAAGCCTTTGCCCAGACTTGCATATTACTCGAGGTGAGTATGATGAAGATGCTCGTTATCCAGAAAACAAGACTCTCACTATAGGTCAATTTAAGCTTGGGCTTTGCCATGGTCATCAG ATTGTCCCATGGGGTGACTTGGATTCATTAGCCATGCTTCAGCGGCAATTGGATGTGGATATCCTTGTGACTGGACATACTCATCAATTCAAGGCCTACAAGCATGAGGGTGGTGTCGTCATAAATCCTGGCTCTGCAACTGGTGCATATAGCAGCATTACCTACGATGTCAACCCGAGTTTTGTACTGATGGACATCGATGGCCTTCGCGTGGTGGTCTATGTCTATGAGCTGATTGATGGAGAGGTTAAGGTGGACAAAATCGACTTCAAAAAGACTGCTGCTACCCAATCTGCTCATTGA